A DNA window from Paenibacillus segetis contains the following coding sequences:
- a CDS encoding PadR family transcriptional regulator has product MDIKETINGLTQEMRRGTIIIGVLSQLSEPQYGYSLVSILEEKGINIDPGTMYPLLRRLEKQELLESKWDTNETRPRKYYLLSPTGKEVYRQLCQEWQMMTVSIESLIRGGTGDGVS; this is encoded by the coding sequence ATGGATATAAAAGAAACGATCAACGGACTAACACAAGAGATGCGACGGGGGACGATCATTATCGGCGTACTCAGTCAATTATCGGAGCCGCAATACGGCTATTCTCTCGTCTCTATTTTAGAGGAGAAAGGCATTAACATTGATCCAGGCACCATGTACCCTCTATTGCGCAGATTGGAGAAACAAGAACTACTTGAAAGTAAGTGGGATACCAATGAAACCAGACCTCGAAAATACTACTTGCTAAGTCCTACTGGTAAGGAAGTTTACCGCCAACTATGTCAGGAATGGCAAATGATGACGGTCAGCATTGAAAGCTTAATTCGGGGAGGAACGGGCGATGGAGTTAGTTAA